The following are encoded in a window of Mustela nigripes isolate SB6536 chromosome 3, MUSNIG.SB6536, whole genome shotgun sequence genomic DNA:
- the G6PC2 gene encoding glucose-6-phosphatase 2 isoform X2, whose translation MDFLHRNGVLAIQHLQKDYRAYYSFLNFMSNVGDPRNIFSIYFPLWFQLNQTVGTKMVWVAVIGDWFNLIFKWILFGHRPYWWVQETQIYANHSSPCLEQFPTTCETGPGSPSGHAMGSSCVWYVMITAALGHTVGRMDKSLTMYLLTWSFLWSLFWLIQISVCISRVFIATHFPHQVILGVFGGMLVAEAFEHTSGIQTASLSTYLKTSLFLFLFALGFYLLLRLLDIDLLWSLPIAKKWCANPDWIHIDTTPFAGLVRNLGVLFGLGFAINSEMFLRSCRGENGYKLSFRLLCAVASLITLQLYHFIKIPTHAEHLFYILSFCKSASIPLTVVALIPYCIHVLMKPSEKKIN comes from the exons ATGGATTTCCTTCATAGGAATGGAGTGCTCGCTATTCAGCATTTGCAGAAAGACTATCGAGCTTACTacagttttctaaattttatgtcCAATGTTGGCGATCCCCGGaatatcttttctatttattttccactttggTTTCAACTTAATCAGACAGTTGGAACCAAGATGGTATGGGTGGCAGTCATTGGGGATTGGttcaatcttatttttaaatg gATATTGTTTGGTCATCGGCCTTACTGGTGGGTCCAAGAAACTCAGATTTATGCAAATCACTCGAGTCCGTGCCTTGAACAGTTCCCCACTACATGTGAAACAGGTCCAG GAAGCCCATCTGGCCATGCAATGGGCTCATCGTGTGTCTGGTACGTCATGATAACAGCTGCCCTGGGCCACACTGTCGGTCGGATGGACAAGTCGTTGACCATGTACCT ACTGACCTGGTCGTTTCTTTGGAGTCTTTTTTGGTTGATTCAAATCAGTGTCTGCATCTCCAGAGTATTCATAGCAACACATTTTCCTCATCAAGTTATTCTTGGAGTATTTGGTG GCATGCTTGTGGCGGAGGCCTTTGAACACACCTCAGGCATCCAAACCGCCAGCCTGAGCACCTATCTGAAGACCagcctcttcctttttctgtttgcCCTTGGCTTTTACCTGCTTCTCAGACTGCTTGACATTGACCTGCTGTGGTCTCTGCCCATAGCCAAGAAATGGTGTGCCAACCCTGACTGGATCCACATTGACACCACGCCTTTCGCTGGACTCGTGAGGAATCTTGGGGTGCTCTTTGGCTTGGGCTTTGCGATCAACTCAGAGATGTTCCTTAGGAGCTGCCGAGGGGAAAACGGCTACAAGCTGAGCTTCCGGCTGCTCTGTGCCGTGGCCTCGTTGATCACACTGCAGCTCTACCATTTCATCAAGATCCCCACTCATGCAGAGCATTTATTTTACATCCTGTCTTTCTGTAAAAGTGCATCAATCCCACTGACTGTGGTTGCTCTGATTCCCTACTGTATTCATGTGTTAATGAAACCGAGTGAAAAGAAGATTAATTAG
- the G6PC2 gene encoding glucose-6-phosphatase 2 isoform X1 produces MDFLHRNGVLAIQHLQKDYRAYYSFLNFMSNVGDPRNIFSIYFPLWFQLNQTVGTKMVWVAVIGDWFNLIFKWILFGHRPYWWVQETQIYANHSSPCLEQFPTTCETGPGSPSGHAMGSSCVWYVMITAALGHTVGRMDKSLTMYLYRLTWSFLWSLFWLIQISVCISRVFIATHFPHQVILGVFGGMLVAEAFEHTSGIQTASLSTYLKTSLFLFLFALGFYLLLRLLDIDLLWSLPIAKKWCANPDWIHIDTTPFAGLVRNLGVLFGLGFAINSEMFLRSCRGENGYKLSFRLLCAVASLITLQLYHFIKIPTHAEHLFYILSFCKSASIPLTVVALIPYCIHVLMKPSEKKIN; encoded by the exons ATGGATTTCCTTCATAGGAATGGAGTGCTCGCTATTCAGCATTTGCAGAAAGACTATCGAGCTTACTacagttttctaaattttatgtcCAATGTTGGCGATCCCCGGaatatcttttctatttattttccactttggTTTCAACTTAATCAGACAGTTGGAACCAAGATGGTATGGGTGGCAGTCATTGGGGATTGGttcaatcttatttttaaatg gATATTGTTTGGTCATCGGCCTTACTGGTGGGTCCAAGAAACTCAGATTTATGCAAATCACTCGAGTCCGTGCCTTGAACAGTTCCCCACTACATGTGAAACAGGTCCAG GAAGCCCATCTGGCCATGCAATGGGCTCATCGTGTGTCTGGTACGTCATGATAACAGCTGCCCTGGGCCACACTGTCGGTCGGATGGACAAGTCGTTGACCATGTACCTGTACAG ACTGACCTGGTCGTTTCTTTGGAGTCTTTTTTGGTTGATTCAAATCAGTGTCTGCATCTCCAGAGTATTCATAGCAACACATTTTCCTCATCAAGTTATTCTTGGAGTATTTGGTG GCATGCTTGTGGCGGAGGCCTTTGAACACACCTCAGGCATCCAAACCGCCAGCCTGAGCACCTATCTGAAGACCagcctcttcctttttctgtttgcCCTTGGCTTTTACCTGCTTCTCAGACTGCTTGACATTGACCTGCTGTGGTCTCTGCCCATAGCCAAGAAATGGTGTGCCAACCCTGACTGGATCCACATTGACACCACGCCTTTCGCTGGACTCGTGAGGAATCTTGGGGTGCTCTTTGGCTTGGGCTTTGCGATCAACTCAGAGATGTTCCTTAGGAGCTGCCGAGGGGAAAACGGCTACAAGCTGAGCTTCCGGCTGCTCTGTGCCGTGGCCTCGTTGATCACACTGCAGCTCTACCATTTCATCAAGATCCCCACTCATGCAGAGCATTTATTTTACATCCTGTCTTTCTGTAAAAGTGCATCAATCCCACTGACTGTGGTTGCTCTGATTCCCTACTGTATTCATGTGTTAATGAAACCGAGTGAAAAGAAGATTAATTAG